The Medicago truncatula cultivar Jemalong A17 chromosome 7, MtrunA17r5.0-ANR, whole genome shotgun sequence genome includes the window TGTAACAGATTTTTTCAAGAAACTACTTCCGCAGTTTGAATCTTGGCTACAAACATCAAGAGAGTCAAATTCAGAGGAACCTTCAATAACTTGAGAATCCCACGACTTACTGCACAGATCAGATTGCCCACAAACATTGCGAGACTGCTTCTTATCTTTCCCATTGCCTCCTCGGGTTGAATTTCCCTTGTTACCTTTCtttgcatttttcttttcattcttctttttcCTGGATTTCGGCTGTTTCTTGTTTTTTACAGTGTGCGACACTAGTGTAGGTACAGGATCATACACATCAGCAGCCCATTTCACTGTCAATTTCCCATGTGGTTCACCGTTTTTATCACGGCTACCTTTCAAGGCGGATTTAAGCTCTGAAGGAGCCTGTGATGTAAAATACATAGAAAAAGGAACCCGTTAAAAAAAATGcagtctaaaataaaaaaaaatggaactcTACATAAAGAGAGAACCACATCTTCATTGTCTGAATAACAAAAAGAACGGTGTATTCAAAAACATTAGTTTAACACTGTATTGAATAGGTAAATTCAATAGGTATTCTTAATAGATCGACAGCATCAATTAATAGACCAACAAATCAATACCACAGATGGAATAAGAAACCAATTATTGAGGTAAAACGGCAGCcttttcaaaatagaaattaagAAGCATAATTGCTTGAAACCAATACACATAAACATCATTAACTCCAACATCGTAACATGAAAAACTTACAGGCAGAGATATCGAACGAGAGTAAGCTTGATGAGCAGAATGCTCATTAAGTGATTCTGTAACGGATGAATCAGCATCCTCGTCAGAAGAGCTTGAAGGCAACATCACATGAGGAGTTGGAAAGGTTGCAGATTTATTCAAACACACCTTGttaggttttgattttttctgTTTATTAACCCCACTTAAGTTTTCCTTGCCTACATTGCACATCGCATCCCCCTCAGACAAATGCTCAGATTTCTCAGTATCTTGTATATGCAATGACTCGCTAAAAGTGCTTTCGAGATTACTTATGCAGTTCTCGTGCATGTCATTAACAGAAGAGCACACTTCCATAGAGTATATCAGACTATTAGGAACTATCACTAATCTGCATGATGAACATTGAAAAATTAAACCAACAGAAATATAAATCTGTAATATTTTGGCTATATTGACTTCTTGATTACGGAAAAAAACAGAAGACATCATTGCAGAGTTACTAGAACAGCGAACAGTTCAGACCTAATTGGATAAATATACAACTTGCAGCCTATAGCACAAGCAATAATCGTGCTGAGCGCTTATGTAAATGCTATTTCtatagtaaaatataaaatagtcaAAATGCTTTCATATAAGCTCGCTTGGAAAATTTAtgataataagttgttttcaaattaTGAACAATGTCAGAAGATGTTTTCATAAAactctctcaaacagtctctCACAAAGCATATATCACTAGATAAGCTCAAGTAAGTCAATTTAAACAAGCCCATAATAAGAACTCACTGGTTTTTATTAACGACAATTTGAAATGATAATCTACATGTGTAATATGAATATCcagataaaataaatttttcttcaGCTTATGTTTTGAACTAAGATTTGTAAAAAGCCTAAAATATACTTCACATTAGATGTTTATGTTCAATGTGCATGAAAACCTACAAGCTAGAATTAGTACCCCGAACCTAGCTAGCTCAAACAAATGTTACATGACATGAAGATATAGTTCACAATTTATAAATGATTGCATGTAAATTTCACCGACACATACATAACAATAAATTATGACACCATTTTCATAATCATCAGCATTCTTAGCTAAATGATCAAACTATGAATATGAGTCAGATCTAATCAAACTAAGATGATATTGAAAAATACCTTAAAGACGAAGTTTAAAGCTGCAACAATCTCAAACCAAGAAAATCACTAGATCCCCGATTCTTCAAACGATCAACTTGTACAACGTTTAGAGcagaaacaacaataacaataacaactaCTAGGATGAAAAATATGAAcccaaaacagaaaaacaaaaaaggaaaatgttgatGTTAACTAAGATTACCACGTCTATCACTTTTTTCAAGAGGTTTCAAACGATGAGAAGAAGATCCATTatgaaaattgttgaaaaaaggAACCAAATGGttaagaagaagaagttgaatAGGCACCGAAGGCATTATGAAATGCTCTTCGAAACCCTCCAAATAGTTTGACACCCAACAAAACCAAACAACGTTGAATCCAAAGAAAAATCGATTTTCAAATCAAAAAACcccaacacaaaacaaaaacctatgacattaaaatcataacaacataacataaactTTAACCCATAGAAAAAtgtactaaaaataaaaataaaggataaAGTTAGAAAAATGGTGGATCGGGAAAAAAAGCGTGATGGAAACTGGATTAGGTTGTTGGAATCGGATAGGGAAGAAAAATGGGTTTTGTGTATTTATGGTGAAAGAATCTAGAAGGTCAGGATTAAGAATCAAGTTGTCTCTCAATCTCCAACGTACACGTTTCAATCGTCAATAAAACCCTTAGATATTTTTGGTAGTCTTCTTCTCCAGTTGCAGGCAGTCCATCAATAGCCCTATAGTCTAGACCCAATATTACTCCATGTGAGGCCCACGTGTATTATCATATGAAAATAACATCTTGTCTTGCTTGTTCAAAAGACTCTCACTTACACATAAAAATCAAcccttttaaatttattcatttattaaatgatgtatttgatttataataaagattgtatACATAATTagttaaatgaatttaaaatgttcTCTCTTTGGTCTCATTTATAAAAaacatttcactttttttattcattgcttaaatgatgtatttggtctatattctaaaccaagtacattaatttcttaatgaatctaaaaagtcaattttttttcttatacgtTCTTAATTTTAAAGCAAATATGAAATATGGATCGTTTGATTTTAATCAAATTGTCGATGTATTCATGATTGCATGGAGTCGTAGAAATAAGATTGTAATGTTTGTTATTAAAGAAACCTTTTTCCTAGACCAAAAAATATTGGATGTTAGCTCTTACCATGTAACAATGTTAAAATTCATGATGGAGTTTTAGCGTAAAGTGTGGTTCTACTTGATTTGAGATATTACTATTTATAGTTCACATAGAGGATATTTGGTTTACACCAAAGAAAGTCGTGATGTTATGCTGAAATTTAATATAATCGTTAAATCAAATAGTCATTGAAGTCAAAGGCTAATAAGCTTCTTTCACTAGACTCTCCCCCATCCATCAAatacaatcaaacaaaattgatgtatttggtttaattttcagatcaaatacatcaattttttaattaaattgctTATATTGGTCATGGGGTACCTTTCAAGAGATAGAAGTTCAATTTCTGACTCACATAATCATTGAATATACTTTACTTACTGCCAACATAACTTCATTTTATCAGGATTCTTCCCTTCTGAACTTAAAGGCTAACTCACAATTAAAATCGTTGTTTTGGACAAATAAGCAtgtaattttgtttcaattattttatttatacattttcaCAATCCTTTATTCCATTTTACGTTGTATGTAATCGACTGTTGTTATCAGTTCTCCCTAAACTTGAGTTGAGTCCATACAGTGGATAATCTGTCCTTTTGATATGCCTCCTGTTTATGATCTAAGGAGACCTTTATAGATTCAATTCAATATGGTTTTCTACCCAAGCAAACCAAATTTGAGTTACAGAATCTCAATTTTGATGATTGTCCATAATGAGCTTAGCAAGTAATGACAGATGCAAACTGCCAGTGCTCATAAAAGTCACTGTCTGAGGCAGAAAATTTGCAAGAggcaaaaataaagaaaacacaGTAAAGTAACATCACTTGGTTGAGCACACTATTCCTCCAGCATTGGGTCAGAGTTCCTAAAAAGAAATGGTGTGAACCTGCAAAGTGGCGTGATTTTTCGGCTTTGCTTTGTTGATAATCTGGACCCTAGAGTCCAACAGGTTGTGCCAAGCTGGGCATGCAAAAATATAACAGTGACTTGATGAAAAAGGCACATGTAAGAGGGGCAAAAAGGATAGGCAAATACAGAAATGAACAGAAACTCGATCAGGAAACAAGGAACACGAGACCAGTTTAACACCAGATAGGAAGTAGCATTTTAAAGTCACATGCATTCCCAGCAATAAACAAGAGACATGATTCACATTCTAACTCATGTTCTAAAATTACCAGAGTCAGATGTTTATGAACCTATGGGAGTgggactaaaattataaatataacttgCCATCAAACCAGatattttgacatatttttcAGACAGTGTTGTGTCAAACACTTCAGTGCATTGCAGTTTTATAATGTAAATATAATCAACTAATAATATAGAAAATGATTCAGTGGGATATTGATTCATATCATCTGATATAGCAAAACTTGTCTCACCTAGATCTTGTATCTTTCATTCTTTTGCAATTGTATTGATGTGGACATCGTTGTTGTATCATGCCAAGCTTGGAAATACATAATATGAAGGTTAATAAACCTCAACTTTGAACATTAGTCTCACTTTTGCACCCACAGCTATGCCAACTCTTGCATCAATGATGGTACAACCGGTCGTGGTCTTAGTTGAAAAAGCCAACATTCACTGAGGAGAAATTTGCTaatcataaacaaaaacaagaaaagaggGCTTCATGCAATTTTACATATCCAAATGTTACTTTCATACCCATAACTCTATATACCAGTGTACAATAATTCTGCTGGTACACCTTAGTCACTACCTTCCTTCCTGTAGTCTTAACTTTTTCCGTGTTTCATAGTTTTAAACCCACCCAAAGGCCAAGATAAATAAGGGACAACAAGTGCAAAGACAAATTCAAACTTTTCACAAATGCTTACCCCAAGCACAGCAACAGGTAAACATTTGAGTgtgatgtattttattatttacaaaGATTAAAAGGAGCCTCCAGCAACATTACACAAATGGGGACAAGAAACAAATCTCACCAATCATATCATAACCTATTGAATAATCCGCTTAACAAGAAATAATCAAATAGGCACTAGCACAAAGAAAATATAACCTTCATCTTATCTAAATAATGTgcagcaaaaaaataaaataacacacgTGGTAGAATATTAAACAACGTCGCAGcaatcgtattcacaaacaccAAACAACAAGAAAGGAAGTATATCATAATTATCATTAAAACACATTATTTTACATAATATAGTCTTCATAAAAGAAGACCCTGATTAAAATGAAGATCAATTTAGGATAAACTAAACCCTAGATTTGAGAAAAAGGGAAGAGCATAGAATATAATTCAAGAACTGGTGAATCAATTTAGGAACCATATTTATACTTTTTCACgatcctttttttctctctcctatttttaatgaaaactcCACTGTATGCAATCAAGTGTGTTATCAGTACAGACTGTACTCCctaaatgcataatttttttaatgagctAAGCAAGTAACGACAGATACAAACTGACAGTGCTcataaaagtcaaaatattcGTCTAGAGGCGGCAAAATTTCAATagtcaaaaataaagaaaacacgGTAACATCCCATTGTTGAGGAAACTAGTTACACAATCACAGGTTATTAAACGAAAATCCACAGTGCCTAAACTCTCACCAATGGAAAAGAATCATCCTTCCAGCAAATAAAATCTTGTTTCCTCTGCAAAGCTCCACATTAAGTTAGCTTTTACAAAGGTCCTAGTTATTGAACACACCACCTGCACCATCGAGCAGAACGAGAATGCTTATCGTAAGCATTGTATTCAAGTCGAAGGATAAACAGCAGCGCCAGCCCTCTAGAGTCTTTAGGGCCACATAATTCCTACAAAGAAACAGTTCTACCCTATCTTTTAGGTGTTCCATACCTAGACCCTATTAGCAATGCTAAGTAGTATGTTTGAGTATTCTATAATTGTCTTAAACTCATTCATTTTAGGCAACTCAATGTCAATAAATTAAGCGATTGCATTTTCCATATCCTTTTATTCCCTACATATTTTTCCTTTAGATAATCCCAGattttatttactaatattTAGACTCATGATCCTTGTGAAAAGGGTTGTTGAAACACCGGGAAAACAAAGTTCCAACACAGTATCTTGACATAAACAATTCATTGATAATCTGTACCAGCCTAACAGACTGTCCCGAGCTGTGTATGAAACATGTTTATTTAACAAGAGACTTACAGGAGTACTGAATATAACTTGAAATAAAACCAGACAGTGTTTCTCATGCTTATTAATCCAGAAACAAGCAAGCAAATCATCTGTAAACAATATAGCAGGTAACAGTTCGAAAAAGCTATGGTGCAATTTGGTTAATAAACCTCAGCTTTCAACATGAGATAGAGGGTAGTAGTAACTCTTTTGCAACCACAAGCATGCATGTCATGTTTTAAATTGATAATTCTTCAAACTATTGTAGTCCACAGATCACAAAAGCCGCAGCTAAATAATGTGGTTACCATTCAGTCATTCACCAACATAATACTACATTCAAAGTATCACCTTGAACTACCTTCCTGAAATGTTGAAACTGTCAATGGTTCAAAATTATATTGCCAAGCAACATAACATGCTCTACAACACAATCACTGTGAAAAGCCAATGTCAAGCaaaacatcacatcatatatTCAGTTGAACAAAAGCTTTCACACGAAGTTCAATGCACCACATTTTTTGACACAAATCTGGAAATAAATAATCCATTCGCTTTCATCAAATTGAATACGCAGCAATAACaaacttcaattttaaaaagagTCATAATAATCTTATTCACGAAAACCACAAATAAAGAAAGGAACATTAAAATTCAAATCCACCATTATAAATCTACattcttcatttaaaaaaaaatttaaacatcaaTTTATTATAAACTAAACACTAAATCAACGAAAAAGGGAATAAACAGAAAATAATGAAATCAAGAGCTGGTGAATTTGGTAACAGCCTTAGTCCCTTCAGAAACAGCATGTTTAGCCAATTCTCCAGGAAGAACCAATCTAACAGCAGTTTGAATCTCCCTAGAAGTAATCGTCGGCTTCTTGTTATACCTAGCCAAACGAGACGATTCCTGAGCGAGTTTCTCAAAGATATCGTTAATGAAACTGTTCATGATTCCCATAGCCTTGCTTGAAACACCGATATCAGGATGAACCTGTTTCAGAACCTTGAAGATGTATATCTTGTAGGTTTCAACGCTTTTCTTcgttctcttcttcttcttgtcgcTGCTTCCTTCCTTTGAGATCTTCTTCTCCGCTTTTGGTTTCTTCTCGGCTGGAGCTTTCTCTGCGGGCTTCTTCTCCGCGGGTTTCTTCTCTGCCTTTGTTGGAGGCATTGTTGATTGGTTTGAAAGATTGGGAAAGAGGTGAATGAAGATCAAGAGATGAAAGGGATGAATGAATGTGAGTGAATTGGGGGATTGAAGAGAGTGTATTTATAAGATTGGGGGATTGGTGCTGATTGGAGGAAGTGGTGTCACGCGGATCGATGAGGTGGCGTGTTTGGATGACGTTGATTGAGATTGGTTTGACTGACGGTGGAGATTCCAGcttgttattttttgaagaatttcgGACACGGATCGATGACGTGTAGTGTGCATACTACTTAGCCTTGCTTAAGCCTTATTTCggtccattattattatttggatatgcttaaaagggttaattattaatttttttacatttaaacataaaaaaattttggaaggattaaaacaaaaaaatttattacaaTCAAATGTGTTTCATCcatccttaattataagatcattttaaaataaattgtcactaaatataagataagatatctACAATTTTATTACTATCAATGTCTGAAATATGTccctaaatattttaaaaaaaattgagagacgGTTCTTTATTTTAGAGAGAATATTGTACTTCTTCCACtaactctctctttctctttctttctacattttatgtttatctctctctaaattttAGAGAGAATATCAAGAAGAGATAGGAAAGATAAGGAAAGAAAATCTGTTTTCTCGCTTGGTTTGTTGGATTGTGCTTGTGGTCGAGGGTTGGTTTTAGACCACTTTTGTTGTAGTTTGTTTTAGACACCCAGTCTTTTCTAACATCTACGAAGTTGCAGAGGGCTCGCCATTCCCCAATCTTTTCTAACATATAAGGTGTTGCAGAGGGCTCACCATCTACACCCCATTTgtctttaaaagaaaaacaaacaaccaaaCCTCCACCAAATGATTAAGAGACAGGAGTATATACTACTCAAGTCATAGTGTTGTAAAATAGGTTACTTCTGCCTAGACCTGACATGGTCTGGCTTATATAGATTCTCAGGGTCCCATGTGACCTATTTCCACATTAATAAAGTGCAAGAGGAAAGTAACAAATAGCTAAATATAATCAGAATAACAATGGACCAGTATAAAAAGGATGTATTATTAATTGGCCAAGCAAAGATAATGAGTTGATAAAAAACCATGTCTGGTtgtatccaaaaataaaaaaccatgtCTCGCATCCTTTACAAGTATGATTTTAAAGCTCGAGTACACAAACAGATGCAATCTTAATTTTGAGATTTGCACTGTGAAAATGGGAAAAATAATCTTTGCTTCTCAAAGGGAATGAAAATGATGGTTACGACCTCCGCTTGCAACCCATCAAACTTGAAATTTCAACGCCGGAATTCTTAGAACCTGTGAATTTCAGCAGAGAAGTTAATGATAGAACCCAAACATCAAAACGTAAAAGATTCAATTCAGTGGTAAAGTTGCACTTAATGCAATAAAACAGGTGACAAAAATGCTAAGTTACCTTCCCACCACAGGGAAAACAAAACATTTGTAAcataataaatcaaaatatagcACAACCTTTTTCACATAAATGCCATTAGATAAAAGCATAAAAAGAGGCATTCGTTCAATTTTTAAGTAGTGAATCAGAGAGATGTAAATGATCTGTTAGCAGTGCCCGTGGAGCTGACTAAAGTAGAGCAATATCTTAAATAGAGCTAGTTACCACATTTCTTACATGTCTAGCTCTGGATAAACACAATCCTTCATCGCCTATTTGAGCTTTAATGAAACAAAAAGGCCAGATTAACCATAATAACCAACAAAAGTACATAATTTCCGATGATGTAACAGGGTGTTGGTTTACCACGCAACACATTAGGTCAAAAGTTTCCCTAGCTACAGACAAGCATATCACCCCCCaccccccacacacacacaaataaaataagttgcTAGAACCCAAATTGAGGTTATGGCCAATCTCGGTAGCCAACTGGCTGATGTTGAAGTCAATTAGGAGAGTATCCCTCTCAGCCATGCAGTTCATGCACAAATTGTCTATAGTCAAAAGAATGACACAATCATTGCAATTAGCAAATCTGCAGACATAATGACTCACATTGCAATATCAGCGACCAGATCCAAAATACAACCTTGATATGTGAGACGTAGGATCTTTATCCAACTGAAGTGACTGTGATTGGTTTGTTTGCAACAAATCCGAATTCGTTAAATTACCAAACTCCATGGTTTCCGACAAGAATCACAATTTTAGATTCTCTACCGTCACAATTTCAGTAGCTGTGTTGTGGATCTAGGTTATTGGATGAAAATCGGACAACTCTTGTCCCaatagtattttaaaaaatatttggggAAGTTAAATTACGAGTGAACTGATCTTCATCCAACGAAATGGATCCATTGAACACAATGACAACATGGTTTGGCCAGCTACAGATTTGCCATTATAAAAATCAACCCATCCACTACCATCGGATGGAGTTTGGATCAAATTGGAATCACTGGATGACGATCGGATCAAGAACTCTGAATCCAATCTTCATCAAATAGCTCCCATTTAATAACTGGAGTGACTGTGTTATTTGTTATCTATAACATCAAATGAGGTTCCCCGAGATCACAGCCTGATTTGAGCTTTCGGGAATCCCATGTGTGTCTATCATCTTAGCATCCTAAACACATGATCCAACTTCCTAACAGCCAAATTCATCCACAGCCAAAGAAAGTTGCTAGAACCAAATTTTGAGGTCATGGCCAATCCCGGTAGCCAACCTGGCTCACGTGGAAGTGACTATGATCAACTTTGTCTACAACATATCCAAATTCATTAAATTACCAAAACCCATGGTTTCCGACAAGAATCACGGCTATAGATTCTATACAGTCACAACTTAAGTAGTTGCGGATCTAAGGTTGTTGAATGAAGATCGGATGACTCATGTCCCAAATTGTATTTTAAACCATAAACTATATTTGGAGacgttaaaacttaaaatatgaGCGAGAACTGATCTTCATCCAGCAGCATGGATCCattgaacacaacaacaacaatgacaacaacaaGGTTTGGCAACTGCAGATTCTatacaataaaaaatcaatttatttactACCATTCCATGAAGTCTCTATCAAATTGGAACCATTGGATGAAGACCGGATCAATAATTTTAAATCCAATCTTCATCTAATAGCTCAAATTTGCTAAATCGAGCGACCGCGTCATTTATTATCTACATCAAATGAGGTTCCCCAGGATCACAACCAGGGTGTTCCGAAACCCTATTTGTGCCTACCATCTAAACATCTTAAACCCTAAACAGAAGATCCAACTTCCTAACAGCTAAATTCATCAGCAACAAAAGCACAACTCATAtgaatatacaaaataaaataaaaaactcaataAACTAATGGAACACTAATAAACATTAACCCACCAAACAATCCAACAAAATTCACAACGTATTAACaagaaaaaatcaaaccaagggaataaaattaacaaaaaaacaaaattgttgaCCTTGGAGGAGCAGAACCAGCATTGAGACTGCGATGAAGAATCCTAGCAGGAGCAGCATCATCAGCATCAGTGTCAACATCAGcaatcaaatctttcaaaccCATACTGACAACATCAgcttcatcatcaacttcatcttcatctccaaCTGGTGATGAATAAGGACGCACCAAAGGTTTTGGCGCAGTCCTCTGAAAATAATTCCCATAAATATACTCAGGCGAAAACCCATGATCATCACTATACCCCATAATATGCCCATGCCATTCCCACACAACATACTCCCCTTCCTCATCATCATGACACCCAACACAAATACTACTCTCCCGAATCGTAACCGCTTCACCGGAATTTGCCTTCAGCTTATCCCCTTCTCCACTGACAATCAGCTTGATAATCTCCCCTTCGACTCTCGACTCTTCGCGTTGAATTGCTTTCTGCCCGGCCTCCTGGTAAGTACAGGGAGCGTCGTCTTCGTCATCGTCAGAGCCAAAAAGGAAATCCTCGAAGGATTTTCGGGAAGGGCTGTTGTCGTCATTGACGTTGTCTGGATCGtgaagttgaatttttttcatcagGGTTTCGAGTAAGAGATTCTCGAGGTGGGTGATGGTGGAGGATGAATCGTCGTTGTTGATGCTTGGGAGGGATGTCATGGTGTTCGATGAAAGTTCTCAGCGAAATGGATATGCAGGGTTTTGTAAATTGCGAAATGGAAATGGGTCTTATTTATAGCCTTATAGGGGTTTAAGAAATATACACAACGCGTGGATATTTCTGCAACTCTTAATCTTTTTCTAATGgtcaaattaaattaacattttagGTGGTTTTACcatttcattgaaaaaacaaCATTGTTGAGTTTATTCAACTCTACTAGTTTTATTACTGTTTTAATTATGTGATggatatttttttctattcGATTTGAATTCTTTGGATGCAAGTGAGAGAGACATCATGATTAACTTTTCTTACTTTTAAATTATGAACAccgtaaaatatatttttaaatcagttAAATGTAATTAAAgcattatataattatttatcatattattttttgaattttaaaaaaatataaaacatatttaaaatataaatttaggcTTCGAAAGTTCTCTATTCAAAACTCCTTCAAAATAGACTCTTAATTATATACTCTTGCATGAAATTGCTTCCAGACTCATGTAGGATGttattttaaatgtattttattcTACCATtaga containing:
- the LOC11432352 gene encoding uncharacterized protein, producing MEVCSSVNDMHENCISNLESTFSESLHIQDTEKSEHLSEGDAMCNVGKENLSGVNKQKKSKPNKVCLNKSATFPTPHVMLPSSSSDEDADSSVTESLNEHSAHQAYSRSISLPAPSELKSALKGSRDKNGEPHGKLTVKWAADVYDPVPTLVSHTVKNKKQPKSRKKKNEKKNAKKGNKGNSTRGGNGKDKKQSRNVCGQSDLCSKSWDSQVIEGSSEFDSLDVCSQDSNCGSSFLKKSVTEVHYSVAEAQ
- the LOC11432921 gene encoding probable histone H2B.3, with amino-acid sequence MPPTKAEKKPAEKKPAEKAPAEKKPKAEKKISKEGSSDKKKKRTKKSVETYKIYIFKVLKQVHPDIGVSSKAMGIMNSFINDIFEKLAQESSRLARYNKKPTITSREIQTAVRLVLPGELAKHAVSEGTKAVTKFTSS
- the LOC11424572 gene encoding uncharacterized protein; the encoded protein is MTSLPSINNDDSSSTITHLENLLLETLMKKIQLHDPDNVNDDNSPSRKSFEDFLFGSDDDEDDAPCTYQEAGQKAIQREESRVEGEIIKLIVSGEGDKLKANSGEAVTIRESSICVGCHDDEEGEYVVWEWHGHIMGYSDDHGFSPEYIYGNYFQRTAPKPLVRPYSSPVGDEDEVDDEADVVSMGLKDLIADVDTDADDAAPARILHRSLNAGSAPPRF